A genomic stretch from Peromyscus eremicus chromosome 6, PerEre_H2_v1, whole genome shotgun sequence includes:
- the LOC131912616 gene encoding small proline-rich protein 2G-like, protein MSYQQQQCKQPCQPPPVCPPPQCPEPCPPPKCPEPCPPPKCPEPCLPQPCQQKCPPVQPPPACQQKCPPKSK, encoded by the coding sequence ATGTCTTACCAACAACAACAGTGCAAGCAGCCCTGCCAGCCTCCTcctgtgtgcccacctccacagtgcccAGAGCCTTGTCCTCCCCCAAAGTGCCCAGAGCCTTGTCCTCCCCCAAAGTGCCCTGAGCCATGCCTCCCTCAGCCATGCCAGCAAAAATGTCCTCCTGTGCAACCTCCTCCAGCCTGCCAGCAGAAGTGCCCACCCAAGAGCAAGTGA